In Mucilaginibacter celer, one DNA window encodes the following:
- a CDS encoding Txe/YoeB family addiction module toxin yields MELVWQTEGWDDYLYWQQTDRKVLERINILIKDAMRSPFKGIGKPEPLKGNFAGCWSRRITDEHRLIYKIKDSRLHVLQCRYHYV; encoded by the coding sequence ATGGAGTTGGTTTGGCAAACCGAGGGATGGGACGATTACCTGTACTGGCAGCAAACCGACAGAAAAGTTTTGGAACGGATAAATATATTGATTAAAGATGCCATGCGTTCGCCTTTTAAAGGCATCGGAAAGCCGGAGCCACTTAAAGGAAATTTTGCAGGATGCTGGAGCCGCAGGATAACAGACGAACACCGGCTGATATACAAAATAAAAGATAGCAGATTGCATGTTTTGCAATGCCGCTATCATTATGTTTAA
- a CDS encoding IS982 family transposase, translating to MLTPDKIIEIFVMVDDFCKESESQIARHQLDAGNYKIRNRKTSLSDSELITILIAFHSGHFTNLKHFYLCFICAHYKNDFSGLVSYNRFVELQQRVAVPMMLFLKTHCLGQSRGINFIDSTHIKACHNRRIHNHKVFASVAERGQCSIGWFYGFKLHLIINDKGEILSFYLTKGNVDDRNIKLMTSMTQEIFGKLFGDKGYTSKALADLLWGNGIQMITKPRKNMKDFNISQADKIMLRKRAIIECVNDELKNICKLQHTRHRSVNNFLMNTMGVLCAYHFFPKKPSLNIIFQENDNQLLLAA from the coding sequence ATGCTTACTCCTGATAAAATTATTGAAATTTTCGTTATGGTCGATGACTTTTGTAAAGAATCTGAGTCTCAAATAGCCCGGCATCAACTTGATGCGGGTAACTACAAGATCAGAAACCGTAAAACTTCACTGTCCGATAGTGAATTGATCACGATACTGATCGCTTTTCATAGTGGACATTTTACCAACCTTAAGCACTTCTATCTTTGTTTTATTTGTGCTCATTATAAAAACGATTTTTCTGGATTGGTATCTTATAACCGTTTTGTCGAATTACAGCAAAGAGTGGCTGTGCCCATGATGCTTTTCCTGAAAACCCATTGCCTGGGGCAGTCACGGGGTATTAACTTTATTGATTCAACGCATATCAAAGCCTGTCATAACCGACGCATCCATAACCATAAAGTATTTGCTTCGGTGGCGGAAAGAGGCCAGTGTTCTATCGGTTGGTTTTATGGTTTCAAATTGCACCTGATCATTAACGACAAAGGTGAAATACTGTCTTTTTACCTTACAAAGGGCAATGTTGATGACCGGAATATCAAACTGATGACATCCATGACGCAAGAGATCTTCGGCAAATTGTTCGGTGATAAAGGCTATACATCCAAAGCTTTGGCCGACCTGCTTTGGGGAAATGGTATACAGATGATCACCAAACCCCGTAAAAACATGAAAGACTTTAACATCTCTCAGGCCGATAAAATAATGCTCAGAAAAAGGGCTATCATTGAATGCGTAAACGATGAGCTAAAGAACATCTGCAAACTTCAGCACACCAGGCACAGATCCGTGAATAACTTTCTGATGAACACTATGGGCGTGCTTTGCGCTTACCATTTCTTCCCTAAGAAACCTTCCCTTAACATTATATTTCAAGAAAATGACAACCAGCTTTTATTAGCTGCTTAA
- a CDS encoding prephenate dehydrogenase, which produces MNIGIIGLGDMGRLYAKAFAKAGYTVSGCDLPANRQKLEEELTPFGITVMDSGKDVARINDLIIYSVEADSIERVVAEYGPATKYGAIVAGQTSVKSPEIATFEKHLPADAQIVTFHGMHGPGFEPKGQTLILIPHRTSAEAYQRMYDVFTAIGSNIVEIPDYHEHDRIVADTQAVTHVGFESMGTAWKSAGFFPWENASYIGGIDNVKILTTLRIFSYKAHVYAGLAILNPYARQQVKRYAESESELFKLMIKEESQAFKERIYRARDFVFHESRKPIMLNDSVMKEFSLSQHADSQKPNSHLSILSMVDAWYHLGVNPYDNLICQTPPFRLRLGIAEYLFKNEELLEESLETALYDKTIRGDDLEFHSAVRDWSAIIGFGDMEGYKKHFNDTQAFFSHRLDEGKAQSAELIRRLMME; this is translated from the coding sequence ATGAATATAGGTATTATTGGTTTGGGTGATATGGGCCGTTTGTACGCAAAGGCCTTCGCCAAAGCAGGTTATACGGTTAGCGGATGCGATTTGCCTGCCAACCGCCAAAAACTGGAGGAGGAGCTAACTCCCTTTGGTATTACTGTGATGGACAGCGGCAAGGATGTAGCCCGGATTAACGACCTGATCATTTATTCGGTAGAGGCTGATAGCATTGAGCGGGTTGTGGCCGAGTATGGCCCGGCAACCAAATACGGCGCCATAGTGGCCGGGCAAACCTCGGTTAAATCGCCGGAGATTGCCACGTTTGAGAAACACCTGCCTGCCGATGCGCAGATAGTTACCTTTCATGGTATGCACGGGCCGGGTTTTGAGCCTAAGGGGCAAACTCTTATCCTTATACCGCATCGTACAAGTGCCGAAGCCTACCAGCGCATGTACGACGTGTTTACGGCCATAGGCAGCAATATTGTTGAAATTCCTGATTACCATGAGCACGACCGCATTGTGGCCGATACCCAGGCCGTAACCCACGTAGGTTTCGAGAGTATGGGCACCGCCTGGAAATCGGCAGGGTTTTTCCCATGGGAAAATGCATCATATATAGGTGGTATTGATAATGTGAAAATTCTTACCACGCTGCGCATATTTAGCTATAAGGCTCACGTTTACGCCGGGCTGGCTATCCTTAACCCTTATGCCCGGCAACAGGTAAAGCGCTATGCCGAATCAGAATCAGAATTGTTTAAGCTAATGATCAAGGAAGAATCGCAGGCCTTTAAGGAGCGTATATACCGTGCGCGCGATTTTGTTTTTCATGAAAGCCGCAAGCCTATTATGCTTAATGATAGCGTGATGAAAGAGTTTTCACTATCGCAACATGCCGATAGCCAGAAACCCAACTCGCACCTCAGTATTTTGAGTATGGTTGATGCCTGGTACCACCTCGGTGTTAACCCGTATGATAACCTCATTTGCCAAACCCCGCCATTCCGCCTGCGTTTGGGAATTGCCGAATATTTGTTTAAGAACGAGGAATTGCTGGAAGAATCGTTAGAGACTGCCCTGTATGATAAAACCATCCGCGGAGATGATTTGGAGTTTCACTCGGCGGTGAGGGATTGGTCGGCTATTATTGGGTTTGGGGATATGGAGGGGTATAAGAAGCATTTTAATGATACGCAGGCATTTTTTAGCCATAGGCTGGACGAGGGTAAGGCGCAGAGTGCCGAGCTGATCAGAAGGTTGATGATGGAGTGA
- a CDS encoding type II toxin-antitoxin system Phd/YefM family antitoxin — protein sequence MDVLNYTDFRKNLAKSLDKVNDNAEIMIVSRSKGKNVVVMDLDEYNAIVETLHIVKSEGNRKRLQAAIDEMDSGVFHQHKLIED from the coding sequence ATGGATGTGTTGAATTATACCGATTTTCGAAAAAACCTGGCTAAGAGCCTGGATAAGGTAAATGATAATGCTGAGATCATGATTGTTTCGAGGAGTAAGGGAAAAAATGTGGTGGTGATGGATTTGGATGAGTATAATGCTATTGTTGAGACCCTGCATATTGTTAAAAGCGAGGGCAACCGTAAACGCCTGCAGGCAGCAATTGATGAAATGGATAGCGGAGTTTTCCATCAGCATAAGTTAATTGAAGATTAA
- a CDS encoding type II toxin-antitoxin system RelE/ParE family toxin produces the protein MAQDPKAGIALGNNCYKIRLAITSKNKGKSGGARIITHVQVINEVVYLLSAYDKSDLDNISDSELLSRIKDL, from the coding sequence TTGGCCCAAGACCCGAAAGCCGGCATAGCCCTGGGTAACAATTGCTATAAAATTCGCCTTGCAATTACATCGAAAAATAAAGGGAAATCGGGCGGTGCAAGGATTATTACCCATGTTCAGGTTATCAACGAAGTGGTTTATTTATTGTCTGCTTATGATAAATCCGATCTGGATAATATCAGCGACAGTGAACTGTTAAGCAGGATAAAGGATTTGTAA
- a CDS encoding carboxypeptidase-like regulatory domain-containing protein codes for MKYRYLILSAILFFTCAARAQNVVKGSVNEAGRSTKLSNVFVRDNQNRQMTITDNKGAFSIRTETGHTLIFSSPGYVSDTLYVTDFTPKKIELVTQTIALKQVNISAKRESFDAHKEYPEVYTRSKVYPLSPTSWFSKEARDARRLKKYFKREEEERHIDEVFNMNYVQSIIPLRGQELENFMTIYRPSYDFIKDNNGASLAVYINDSYKKYQALPAEKRSLPALKE; via the coding sequence ATGAAATACCGCTACCTTATATTATCGGCAATACTATTTTTTACCTGCGCGGCCCGGGCTCAAAACGTTGTTAAAGGTTCGGTTAACGAGGCCGGTCGAAGCACCAAACTGTCTAACGTTTTTGTGCGCGATAACCAAAACAGGCAAATGACCATTACCGATAACAAGGGCGCTTTCAGTATCCGTACCGAAACCGGGCATACCCTTATTTTCAGCTCGCCGGGTTATGTATCAGATACCTTATATGTTACCGATTTTACACCCAAAAAAATTGAGCTTGTTACGCAAACCATTGCCTTAAAACAGGTAAACATCAGTGCCAAACGCGAGAGTTTTGATGCGCATAAAGAATATCCCGAAGTTTATACCCGCAGCAAGGTTTACCCCCTGTCGCCAACTTCATGGTTTAGCAAGGAAGCCCGTGATGCCCGTCGCCTCAAAAAATATTTTAAACGCGAAGAAGAAGAGCGCCATATCGACGAGGTATTTAACATGAATTATGTACAAAGCATCATCCCCCTGCGCGGCCAGGAACTTGAAAACTTCATGACCATCTACAGGCCAAGCTATGACTTTATAAAAGATAACAACGGCGCATCGCTGGCGGTTTATATTAACGATTCGTATAAAAAATACCAGGCCCTGCCTGCCGAGAAGCGTTCGTTGCCTGCTTTGAAAGAGTAG
- a CDS encoding toll/interleukin-1 receptor domain-containing protein, whose amino-acid sequence MHNPPKCFISYAWDRPAHQGWIKQFASQLRNDGVETILDQWHAVPGTQLPEFMEQAVRDSDFVLIICTPKYKLKSDTRTGGVGYEGDIITGEIFVKRALDKFIPVLRDGAWLDASPSFLLGKYYIDLVDGSNYQANYENLLRTLFNTREIAPPIGTPPASVMIKHAHAQRQIDALRWIKLELCTLPVLSDTPANRNELIRLFRNCLIKVFKDSYQAFSIMLNVKLHDEAQPGGIVSYALLGHHRSFIYECEKEHRDYMAKLLNARFAPDWQAQKERLKLEAAEEEKAFDGWRIIHNVEFLSLPVAVNIEYDPVIKRIKIISDDEEIINPKNYDNEVKTTSEALRFFCAMLKRKYANLGDIGYQFEFLPLLKLMIDFYDKKPINLDNFRCQEQNPEEWDYINYDFQAQLKGYN is encoded by the coding sequence ATGCATAATCCTCCAAAATGCTTTATCTCATACGCTTGGGATCGTCCCGCTCATCAGGGCTGGATAAAACAATTTGCAAGCCAATTACGGAACGATGGCGTTGAAACCATTTTAGATCAATGGCATGCCGTGCCGGGTACGCAACTACCTGAATTTATGGAACAGGCCGTTAGAGATAGTGATTTTGTGCTGATTATTTGTACACCAAAATATAAATTGAAATCAGATACGCGGACAGGTGGAGTCGGCTATGAAGGGGATATTATTACTGGAGAGATTTTCGTAAAAAGAGCTCTTGATAAATTTATTCCGGTTCTTCGTGACGGAGCATGGCTGGACGCCTCGCCCAGTTTTTTGTTAGGTAAATATTACATCGATCTGGTGGATGGAAGTAATTATCAGGCTAATTATGAAAATTTATTGCGAACACTTTTTAATACTCGCGAAATAGCTCCACCGATAGGAACGCCGCCAGCCAGCGTTATGATAAAACATGCGCATGCGCAGCGACAAATTGATGCATTACGTTGGATTAAATTGGAGTTGTGTACTTTACCTGTGCTTAGCGACACGCCGGCTAACCGAAACGAATTGATTAGGTTGTTTAGAAATTGCCTTATCAAAGTTTTCAAAGATTCCTATCAAGCATTTTCAATCATGCTTAACGTAAAATTGCATGATGAAGCACAGCCCGGGGGAATTGTATCATACGCCTTATTAGGACATCATCGCAGCTTTATTTATGAATGTGAAAAAGAACACCGGGATTACATGGCCAAGCTGCTTAATGCAAGATTTGCCCCGGATTGGCAAGCACAAAAAGAGCGGTTAAAATTAGAGGCAGCAGAAGAAGAGAAAGCATTTGACGGTTGGCGGATCATACACAATGTTGAATTTTTAAGCCTACCAGTTGCTGTTAATATCGAATATGACCCCGTTATTAAAAGGATAAAAATCATATCTGATGACGAGGAAATTATCAACCCGAAGAACTACGATAATGAAGTAAAAACCACATCCGAAGCACTTCGATTTTTTTGTGCAATGCTTAAAAGAAAATACGCAAATCTCGGCGATATTGGCTATCAATTTGAATTTTTACCGCTTCTTAAATTAATGATTGATTTTTATGATAAAAAGCCTATCAATTTGGATAATTTCCGGTGTCAGGAACAAAATCCGGAAGAATGGGATTATATCAACTATGATTTCCAGGCACAGTTAAAGGGTTATAATTGA
- a CDS encoding DoxX family protein → MIINYLKRFTLPVCMPYWYQDLLLLIPRVVCGYLLTSNFGSAKFGLPWSPADANLHFFEVAFWFPNDVAEYGGIFKLFPVFFAWSGAFSEAVGGIFLMLGLQTRLFSILICCTMLVAVFMQQWQNGLWNMLPAMGFVWIGLFYSITGSGRFGLDYLLTKQK, encoded by the coding sequence ATGATTATCAATTACCTAAAGCGTTTCACATTGCCCGTATGCATGCCGTACTGGTACCAGGATTTATTGCTGCTAATACCGCGTGTTGTTTGTGGTTATTTACTTACCTCCAATTTTGGCTCGGCCAAGTTTGGTTTGCCCTGGAGCCCGGCAGATGCCAATCTGCATTTTTTTGAGGTAGCGTTCTGGTTCCCGAACGATGTGGCCGAATACGGAGGCATCTTCAAATTGTTCCCGGTATTTTTTGCCTGGTCGGGTGCCTTTAGCGAGGCGGTAGGCGGCATTTTTTTAATGCTCGGGCTGCAAACCCGGTTATTCAGTATTTTAATTTGCTGCACTATGCTGGTGGCTGTTTTTATGCAGCAATGGCAAAACGGGTTGTGGAACATGTTACCGGCCATGGGTTTTGTGTGGATCGGCTTGTTTTACAGCATTACCGGCAGTGGCCGCTTTGGGTTGGATTATTTATTGACTAAGCAAAAATGA
- a CDS encoding ArnT family glycosyltransferase, with protein MPPNNSSTPKQTQKLWCILILFTAWQLTITLLSDGFVLSFDESIWHYIGRNWFRNGLVPYTGGADNKSPFIFAVFGFSDWLFGVNYWFPRVLATLCQTLGIYFLYSIVQKIAGDRAALTAAFIYGMTLLWHATGSRFVAFTETYEVMLLLAAINRYLQAGKNTDLIWSGILAGLAADFRLSAVFVILALVIYMLSRKRFLDLAWFTAGVIMGVMVLLLLCVASGISIQNLSLNMFTDNFSRGSAIDHTMAYKWQSFLSKFIYSPMAMLYPLAIAGLFVKKQQPGLIILWLVLTFTAINFIGIYDVVHLKEMLPPLAILNGCAIAYLSKKYRFRLRYALLLIGALLFPRMEEAVRNAKIVLGEAPFKFSYGTVPYINPPEGDRKLLGRWVRDNTRPTDLVLVHSFGTQVQAYSERVSPSTYFNITQTPFAKARFKHDLEQNKPAMILVPMFAEYDNLVDADLRLFVQQLVEKGYHFERCLYNYKVYRVGKK; from the coding sequence GTGCCACCCAACAACTCATCAACACCCAAGCAAACCCAAAAGCTTTGGTGCATCCTCATTTTATTCACCGCATGGCAGCTCACCATCACCCTGCTTAGCGATGGCTTTGTATTATCATTCGATGAATCCATCTGGCATTACATCGGCCGCAACTGGTTCAGGAACGGGTTGGTACCCTATACTGGCGGGGCTGATAATAAATCGCCTTTTATATTTGCTGTTTTCGGGTTTTCGGATTGGTTGTTTGGGGTTAATTACTGGTTTCCAAGGGTGCTGGCAACGCTGTGCCAAACGCTGGGAATTTACTTTCTGTATAGCATCGTACAAAAAATAGCAGGGGATAGGGCCGCGCTCACTGCCGCCTTTATTTATGGCATGACCTTGTTATGGCACGCCACCGGCAGCAGATTTGTGGCCTTTACCGAAACTTATGAGGTGATGTTGCTATTGGCAGCCATTAACCGCTACCTGCAAGCCGGCAAGAATACCGATTTGATATGGAGCGGCATCCTGGCCGGCCTGGCTGCAGACTTCCGGCTGTCGGCTGTTTTTGTGATTTTGGCCTTGGTGATATACATGCTTAGCCGGAAACGTTTTTTGGATTTGGCCTGGTTTACAGCCGGGGTAATTATGGGTGTTATGGTTTTGTTGCTGCTTTGTGTGGCATCCGGCATCAGCATTCAAAACCTTAGCTTAAACATGTTTACTGATAATTTTAGCCGGGGCAGCGCTATTGATCATACCATGGCTTATAAATGGCAAAGCTTCCTCAGCAAATTTATTTACTCGCCTATGGCCATGTTATATCCCCTGGCCATTGCGGGGCTTTTTGTAAAAAAGCAGCAACCGGGGCTTATTATTTTATGGCTTGTATTAACATTTACGGCTATCAATTTTATAGGTATCTATGATGTGGTGCATTTAAAGGAAATGCTGCCGCCGCTGGCCATATTAAACGGCTGCGCTATAGCTTACCTCAGCAAAAAGTACAGGTTCAGGCTTCGGTATGCGTTATTACTTATCGGGGCTTTGCTTTTTCCGCGGATGGAAGAAGCCGTGCGTAACGCTAAAATTGTGTTGGGCGAGGCTCCTTTTAAGTTTTCGTACGGCACAGTACCATACATTAACCCACCCGAGGGCGACCGAAAGTTATTGGGCCGTTGGGTGCGGGACAACACCCGGCCCACCGATCTGGTTTTGGTGCACAGTTTCGGTACGCAGGTGCAGGCATATTCCGAACGTGTTTCGCCCAGCACTTACTTCAATATCACCCAAACACCATTTGCCAAAGCCCGCTTTAAGCACGATCTGGAACAAAACAAACCTGCCATGATCCTGGTACCGATGTTTGCAGAGTATGATAATTTGGTGGATGCCGATTTACGCTTATTTGTACAACAGCTTGTGGAAAAAGGTTACCATTTTGAAAGATGCCTGTATAATTACAAGGTGTACCGGGTTGGCAAAAAATGA
- a CDS encoding LiaI-LiaF-like domain-containing protein — protein sequence MRSDKLVPGTILVLLGVVFLLDNFHVINFDWMNIFYLWPIFLVMGGVSLVFAGNRSPLATILKMAVVVAGFALLVFGNFGKRYHFWPNAWTFHYNDDRDNDDDDDSDTTNTDQGVVKVGGENTFKQDYNTGIKYARLNLSGGGTVYNLKDTTADLFNAVTQELYGKYTLNQKKDDSVTVLNLRLKNNKGFHFDSDDNKNNKADIKLNPNPIWDIDVETGATDLNFDLSKFKIKSLSLKGGAASFDVRLGNPVSTTNVEVSTGASEVIISVPKSAACRITANTGLSDNTFAGFDKKGDNSYETEGFDNAKNKILIHMSGGISDFKVNRY from the coding sequence ATGAGAAGCGATAAACTTGTTCCGGGTACTATCCTGGTTTTGTTGGGAGTGGTATTCCTGCTGGATAACTTCCACGTAATAAATTTTGATTGGATGAACATTTTTTACCTGTGGCCGATATTTTTGGTGATGGGTGGTGTAAGCCTGGTGTTTGCAGGCAATCGGTCGCCGCTGGCTACCATATTAAAAATGGCTGTTGTTGTTGCCGGTTTTGCCTTGTTGGTATTTGGCAACTTTGGCAAGCGCTACCATTTTTGGCCAAATGCCTGGACTTTTCATTATAACGACGACCGTGATAATGATGATGACGACGATAGCGATACCACCAACACCGATCAGGGTGTGGTGAAGGTTGGCGGCGAAAATACCTTTAAGCAGGATTATAACACCGGCATTAAATATGCCCGCCTTAATTTAAGCGGCGGCGGTACAGTTTATAATTTAAAGGATACCACTGCCGATCTGTTCAACGCGGTAACACAGGAGCTATATGGTAAGTATACCCTAAACCAAAAAAAGGACGATTCGGTAACCGTGCTTAACCTGCGTTTAAAAAATAACAAGGGTTTTCATTTTGATTCGGACGACAATAAAAACAACAAGGCCGACATTAAACTAAACCCAAATCCTATCTGGGATATTGATGTTGAAACCGGCGCCACAGATTTAAATTTTGATCTTTCAAAATTCAAAATAAAAAGCCTATCTTTAAAGGGCGGAGCAGCGTCGTTTGACGTGAGGCTTGGAAACCCCGTTTCAACCACCAATGTGGAGGTTTCAACAGGGGCTTCAGAGGTGATTATCAGCGTGCCTAAGAGTGCAGCGTGCCGTATTACTGCTAATACAGGCCTGTCAGACAATACGTTTGCCGGCTTTGATAAAAAAGGTGATAACAGCTACGAAACCGAAGGTTTTGATAATGCCAAAAACAAAATACTCATCCATATGAGCGGCGGCATCTCCGATTTTAAAGTAAACCGATACTAA
- a CDS encoding NUDIX hydrolase: MSNTRLLSQITQLRALADTGLLYAKNEYDIERYHELQHLSTQMFDEVSGYGEDTINLLFPQAADYPTAKVDLRGILLSPDNKILLARESGDGKWSLPGGWGDIGYTPKETIIKEFWEETGLQVSAERLLAVFDKKMHPHPPQPFYVYKMVFYCKAITTEINKGFDVLDVQYFDIDNLPPLSEDRILKSQIELVYQKIISNDVSVWAD, from the coding sequence ATGTCAAACACCAGGCTACTTTCACAAATAACCCAACTCCGCGCCCTTGCCGATACCGGCCTGCTCTATGCAAAAAACGAATACGATATTGAACGCTATCACGAGCTTCAGCACCTCAGCACCCAGATGTTTGATGAGGTGAGCGGCTATGGCGAAGACACTATCAACCTGTTGTTTCCGCAAGCTGCCGATTACCCTACAGCCAAAGTTGATTTGAGAGGGATCCTCTTATCTCCGGATAACAAAATACTACTGGCACGCGAAAGCGGCGATGGCAAATGGTCGTTACCCGGAGGCTGGGGTGATATTGGTTATACCCCTAAAGAAACCATTATTAAGGAGTTTTGGGAGGAAACCGGCTTACAGGTAAGCGCCGAAAGATTATTGGCTGTGTTTGATAAAAAGATGCACCCGCATCCCCCGCAGCCATTTTATGTATACAAAATGGTTTTCTACTGCAAAGCCATTACAACCGAAATAAACAAGGGCTTTGATGTGCTGGATGTACAATATTTTGATATCGATAACCTGCCTCCATTATCGGAAGACAGGATCCTGAAAAGCCAGATTGAATTGGTGTATCAAAAAATCATCAGCAACGATGTAAGCGTTTGGGCCGACTAA
- a CDS encoding helix-turn-helix domain-containing protein — translation MLFYFNFYSALLLIFFTQLLVFAVLIYLKGIREQRLSSKLLAVFLALSGLFIFPWMAGFAGWYDGQPYRDVLFYTPFVQGLFLGPLLFFYFKSLVNDNFRISGYNYLHFLPGALYLLWAIVVVLVDKLFLKRYSLMNGISDPDFDRWYSWLWSVSMLTYLFLTLKHYRRYRLFTYQELSFADSAGLRWMQRFLVADLLLVIVLIADQFSSLFTHATYVLSWYYFMGFAGVSYYIAISAYGQDYSPLAKLHFNPAEVAGYDDAGGSTPKGTGLTEDSIEADEKLIAPLKHALLQLLEVDKIYLDPELTLTALAKLMKTNHSVLSKVVNTRFGMPFNDLINNYRVDEAKALITGGRLNDQTMLAVAFDAGFNSKATFNRAFKKHTGLTPKQFQMQLT, via the coding sequence ATGCTATTTTACTTTAATTTTTACAGCGCGCTTCTACTCATTTTCTTTACCCAGTTACTGGTTTTCGCTGTTTTAATTTATTTGAAAGGCATCCGCGAACAGCGCTTATCTTCAAAATTGCTGGCGGTTTTCCTCGCTTTGTCTGGCCTGTTCATTTTTCCTTGGATGGCGGGTTTTGCCGGATGGTATGACGGGCAGCCCTACCGCGACGTGCTTTTTTATACCCCCTTTGTACAGGGACTATTTTTGGGGCCGCTGCTGTTTTTTTATTTTAAAAGCCTGGTGAACGATAATTTCCGCATTAGCGGGTATAACTATCTTCACTTTTTGCCGGGCGCGCTTTACCTGTTATGGGCCATTGTGGTGGTATTGGTCGATAAGCTGTTTTTAAAAAGATACTCCCTCATGAACGGCATCAGCGACCCGGATTTCGACCGCTGGTACTCCTGGTTATGGTCGGTAAGTATGCTAACCTACCTGTTTTTAACGCTGAAACATTACCGAAGGTACCGCCTGTTCACCTACCAGGAACTTTCATTTGCCGATAGCGCGGGCCTGCGATGGATGCAGCGCTTCCTGGTGGCCGATTTGCTGCTGGTTATCGTTTTAATTGCCGATCAGTTTTCATCCTTGTTTACACACGCTACTTATGTTTTATCCTGGTATTATTTTATGGGTTTCGCGGGCGTATCCTATTATATTGCCATCAGTGCTTACGGACAGGATTATAGTCCGCTTGCTAAACTTCATTTTAACCCGGCAGAAGTGGCAGGGTACGACGATGCCGGGGGCAGTACGCCGAAAGGCACCGGGTTGACTGAAGATAGCATTGAAGCCGACGAAAAATTGATAGCCCCTTTAAAACATGCGCTTTTGCAATTGCTTGAAGTTGATAAGATTTACCTCGACCCCGAATTAACGTTAACCGCGCTGGCTAAGCTTATGAAAACCAACCATTCGGTACTCAGTAAGGTAGTAAATACGCGGTTCGGCATGCCCTTTAATGATCTGATCAATAATTACCGGGTTGATGAGGCCAAGGCGCTCATCACCGGCGGACGTTTGAACGATCAAACCATGTTGGCTGTTGCATTCGATGCCGGCTTCAATTCTAAAGCTACATTTAACAGGGCCTTTAAAAAGCACACCGGCCTTACGCCTAAACAATTCCAAATGCAACTAACCTGA